The Microbacterium horticulturae genome has a window encoding:
- a CDS encoding purine-cytosine permease family protein produces MSAPDETLPTSTLIERTGIEIIPESDRAAKPRDLFWPWFAANVSVFGMSYGSFVLGFGISFWQATIVSVIGIVVSFFLCGLIAIAGKRGSAPTMVLSRAAFGVHGQKVPGIVSWLTSIGWETFLSITAVLATATIISELGGDGDSVWLKIAAILIVAALIVAASVLGYHTIMKLQSVLTWITGIVTILYIILAIPQIDLAGVMAQPSGNIGHVIGALVMVMTGFGLGWINIAADWSRYQKRTASDGAIVWWNTFGGAIAPVILVIFGLLLAGSNDELFQGVQNDPVGALAKILPVWVLVPFLITAILALVSGAVLGIYSSGLTLLSLGIRIPRPSAAAIDGVILTLGTIWVVFFAQSFLGPFQSFLITLGVPLAAWAGILIADILHRRKDYDDAALFDAKGRYGSWDWTSIITMIVASVIGWGFVINNFAQDASWNNWQGYLLFLIGGKDGDWAYANLGVFLALVIGFIVCWFARAGKIRRQEAV; encoded by the coding sequence GTGTCCGCACCCGACGAGACTCTGCCCACATCGACGCTCATCGAGCGCACCGGCATCGAGATCATCCCGGAGTCCGACCGCGCGGCGAAACCTCGCGACCTCTTCTGGCCCTGGTTCGCCGCCAACGTGTCGGTCTTCGGCATGTCGTACGGCTCGTTCGTGCTCGGCTTCGGCATCTCGTTCTGGCAGGCCACGATCGTCTCGGTCATCGGTATCGTGGTCTCGTTCTTCCTGTGCGGCCTGATCGCCATCGCCGGCAAGCGCGGCTCGGCCCCGACCATGGTTCTCTCCCGCGCCGCGTTCGGCGTGCACGGGCAGAAGGTGCCCGGCATCGTCTCCTGGCTGACCTCGATCGGGTGGGAGACGTTCCTGTCCATCACGGCGGTGCTCGCCACGGCGACGATCATCTCCGAACTCGGCGGCGACGGCGACAGCGTGTGGCTCAAGATCGCCGCGATCCTCATCGTCGCGGCCCTCATCGTGGCGGCCTCCGTGCTCGGCTACCACACGATCATGAAGCTGCAGTCGGTGCTCACGTGGATCACCGGCATCGTCACGATCCTGTACATCATCCTTGCGATCCCGCAGATCGACCTCGCCGGGGTCATGGCGCAGCCGTCGGGCAACATCGGCCACGTCATCGGCGCGCTCGTCATGGTCATGACCGGGTTCGGCCTCGGCTGGATCAACATCGCCGCCGACTGGTCTCGCTACCAGAAGCGCACGGCGTCAGACGGCGCGATCGTCTGGTGGAACACGTTCGGCGGCGCGATCGCGCCGGTGATCCTCGTGATCTTCGGCCTGCTGCTGGCCGGCTCGAACGACGAGCTGTTCCAGGGCGTGCAGAACGACCCCGTCGGCGCGCTCGCGAAGATCCTGCCGGTCTGGGTGCTCGTGCCGTTCCTCATCACCGCGATCCTCGCGCTCGTCTCCGGCGCTGTCTTGGGCATCTACTCGTCGGGGCTGACGCTGCTGAGCCTCGGCATCCGCATCCCCCGTCCGTCCGCCGCTGCAATCGACGGCGTGATCCTCACCCTCGGCACAATCTGGGTGGTGTTCTTCGCCCAGAGCTTCCTCGGCCCGTTCCAGAGCTTCCTGATCACGCTCGGCGTTCCGCTGGCAGCTTGGGCCGGCATCCTCATCGCCGACATCCTGCACCGCCGGAAGGACTACGACGACGCCGCCCTCTTCGATGCGAAGGGTCGCTACGGTTCGTGGGACTGGACGTCGATCATCACGATGATCGTCGCGTCGGTGATCGGCTGGGGCTTCGTGATCAACAACTTCGCGCAGGACGCGAGCTGGAACAACTGGCAGGGCTACCTCCTGTTCCTCATCGGCGGCAAGGACGGTGACTGGGCATACGCGAACCTCGGCGTGTTCTTGGCCCTGGTCATCGGCTTCATCGTGTGCTGGTTTGCGCGTGCGGGGAAGATCCGCCGGCAGGAGGCCGTATGA
- a CDS encoding PQQ-dependent sugar dehydrogenase has translation MGARRAGLVAVTVTVLVLVTGCTPTSSNLPATGIPSSSATGDATIVRGLEAPWSLAMLPDGGALVSQRDDGRILEISAVDHALREVGTVPGVVAQSEAGLNGIAVWKGDGGTWLYAYHASADDNRVVRMPLLGPSGSYRLGDAQIVLRGIRKASFHNGGRLAFGPDGMLYVTTGDAGQSSDAQDTSSLNGKILRITPEGAPAPGNAFGNAVYSYGHRNVQGIAWTGDGVMWADEFGQDTWDELNVIVPGGDYGWPVVEGIAHDDRYRDPLLQWHTDEASPSGLTAVGDVLYLACLRGERLWRVKTDGDSVVGEPVALLQGNGRLRDAALAEDGTLWVLTNNTDGRGSPREGDDRVLRFAVT, from the coding sequence ATGGGCGCACGTCGGGCGGGTCTGGTCGCGGTCACGGTCACGGTGTTGGTCCTCGTGACCGGGTGCACCCCCACCTCCTCGAACCTGCCGGCCACCGGCATCCCGTCCTCGTCCGCCACCGGCGACGCGACGATCGTGCGCGGGCTCGAGGCACCCTGGTCGCTGGCGATGCTTCCGGACGGTGGTGCGCTCGTGTCGCAGCGTGACGACGGCAGGATCCTGGAGATCTCGGCCGTCGACCACGCCCTGCGCGAGGTGGGCACCGTGCCCGGCGTCGTTGCCCAGAGCGAGGCGGGCCTGAACGGCATCGCGGTCTGGAAGGGCGACGGCGGCACCTGGCTGTACGCCTACCACGCGTCCGCGGACGACAATCGGGTGGTGCGGATGCCACTGCTCGGTCCCTCGGGCTCGTATCGGCTCGGTGATGCCCAGATCGTGCTGCGCGGCATCCGCAAGGCGTCGTTCCACAACGGCGGCCGGCTCGCGTTCGGACCCGACGGGATGCTGTACGTCACGACCGGGGACGCGGGCCAGTCCTCGGACGCACAGGACACGTCGAGCCTGAACGGCAAGATCCTCCGCATCACCCCCGAGGGAGCGCCCGCCCCCGGCAACGCTTTCGGCAACGCGGTCTACAGCTACGGCCACCGCAACGTGCAGGGGATCGCCTGGACCGGTGACGGCGTGATGTGGGCCGACGAGTTCGGTCAGGACACCTGGGATGAGCTGAACGTCATCGTTCCCGGCGGTGATTACGGCTGGCCGGTCGTCGAGGGCATCGCGCATGACGACCGGTATCGAGATCCGCTGCTGCAGTGGCACACCGACGAGGCGAGCCCGAGCGGCCTGACGGCAGTCGGCGACGTGCTGTATCTGGCCTGCCTGCGCGGTGAGCGGCTATGGCGGGTGAAGACCGACGGCGACAGCGTCGTCGGCGAGCCGGTGGCGTTGCTGCAGGGGAACGGACGACTGAGGGATGCCGCGCTCGCCGAAGACGGGACGCTCTGGGTGCTCACGAACAACACCGACGGACGAGGCAGTCCTCGGGAAGGCGACGATCGCGTCCTGCGGTTCGCAGTAACGTGA
- a CDS encoding acyl-CoA dehydrogenase family protein, protein MTTIGRGLQPGGTHLVENQPEWRVDVDEYALNLPLTQGVEAFGAGWAGDDLHEIGALVGSEDFQRDAFLAHAHPPVAHTFDRWGFRLDEVEYDESYHRIIGSAIARGAHTSAWADPRPGAAVARAAAFMLFAQIEPGHACPISMTHSAVASLKESPWIADTWLPRLYSREYDRHLLPASQKPSALIGMAMTEKQGGSDVRANTTVGVHVSGHSYQISGHKWFCSAPMSDAFLVLAQTRRGGTEEGLSCLFVPRVLPHGQRNVFRIQRLKDKVGNRSNASAEIEFDGTVGRLLGEPGRGVRTIIEMVQRTRLDCVLGTAAGMRQSVAEAVWHARGRRAFGRDLVDQPAMTAVLADLALESEAAMLMGLRLAQAFEAEASAADVAFRRLATPVSKYWVCKRGPQHAYEAMECLGGNGYTETFPLGRRFREQPVMAIWEGSGNVIALDVLRALARDPESAAALQDELASTQGAHRLLDAHVARTMALLHEIAKDDLDAAAAHARRLTEDLALALQASVMLRHAPQVDAEAFLSARLGDDRGWQYGVLPRGTDAAAIVARH, encoded by the coding sequence ATGACCACAATCGGCCGCGGCCTGCAACCGGGTGGCACCCACCTGGTAGAGAATCAGCCGGAATGGCGCGTCGACGTCGACGAATACGCCTTGAACCTCCCGCTCACGCAGGGCGTGGAGGCGTTCGGCGCCGGCTGGGCGGGCGACGACCTGCACGAGATCGGCGCGCTCGTGGGCAGCGAGGACTTCCAGCGCGATGCGTTCCTCGCCCATGCGCACCCGCCCGTCGCCCACACCTTCGATCGTTGGGGCTTTCGGCTCGATGAGGTCGAGTACGACGAGTCGTACCACCGCATCATCGGATCCGCGATCGCCCGCGGTGCGCACACCTCGGCGTGGGCCGACCCGCGTCCGGGCGCTGCCGTCGCGCGTGCAGCGGCCTTCATGCTGTTCGCACAGATCGAGCCGGGTCATGCCTGCCCGATCTCGATGACGCATTCGGCCGTGGCATCCCTCAAAGAATCCCCGTGGATCGCCGACACGTGGCTGCCCCGGTTGTACTCACGCGAGTACGACCGGCACCTGCTGCCGGCCAGCCAGAAGCCGAGCGCCCTGATCGGCATGGCCATGACCGAGAAGCAGGGCGGGTCGGACGTGCGGGCCAACACCACGGTCGGCGTGCACGTGAGTGGGCACAGCTACCAGATCAGCGGGCACAAATGGTTCTGCTCGGCGCCGATGTCAGACGCTTTCCTCGTGCTCGCACAGACTCGCCGCGGCGGGACGGAAGAGGGCCTTTCGTGCCTCTTCGTGCCGCGCGTGCTGCCCCACGGACAGCGAAACGTGTTCCGCATCCAACGACTGAAAGACAAGGTCGGCAACAGGTCGAACGCCTCGGCCGAGATCGAGTTCGACGGTACTGTGGGACGTCTCCTGGGGGAGCCGGGGCGTGGCGTGCGCACGATCATCGAGATGGTGCAGCGCACGCGCCTCGACTGCGTCTTGGGGACCGCCGCCGGCATGCGACAGAGCGTCGCCGAGGCGGTCTGGCACGCGCGAGGCCGGCGCGCGTTCGGCCGGGATTTGGTCGATCAGCCGGCGATGACCGCAGTGCTGGCTGATCTTGCGCTTGAGTCGGAGGCCGCGATGCTTATGGGGCTGCGGCTCGCGCAGGCCTTTGAGGCCGAGGCGTCAGCAGCCGACGTTGCATTTCGACGCCTCGCCACCCCGGTGTCCAAGTACTGGGTGTGCAAGCGGGGTCCGCAACACGCCTACGAGGCCATGGAATGTCTCGGCGGCAACGGCTACACCGAGACTTTCCCGCTGGGGCGGCGGTTCCGCGAGCAGCCGGTGATGGCGATCTGGGAGGGCTCGGGAAACGTCATCGCCCTCGACGTCTTGCGTGCGCTCGCCCGCGACCCCGAATCCGCGGCCGCCCTGCAGGACGAGCTGGCATCGACACAGGGAGCGCATCGACTGCTCGACGCGCATGTCGCACGCACGATGGCGCTGCTGCATGAGATCGCGAAGGACGATCTGGATGCCGCGGCCGCCCACGCGCGCCGGCTCACCGAGGATCTCGCGCTGGCCCTGCAGGCGAGCGTGATGCTGCGTCACGCGCCGCAGGTCGATGCCGAGGCGTTCCTCTCAGCGCGCCTCGGCGACGACCGCGGATGGCAGTACGGGGTGCTGCCGCGCGGGACGGATGCCGCGGCCATCGTGGCGCGGCACTGA
- a CDS encoding DUF805 domain-containing protein: MSTPSSLPPAGWYPDPQGGDGQRWWNGVAWSSETRAAQPEVPAAPAQPAYPVGQQAYQTTQGYPGTQQGYPGTQQGYPGTQQGYPGAQQPYAAQPGYAGYAAPAALPVGMWRSPEDDRPVVRSLADAIRTVFSKYATFTGRAGRAEYWWWILANYAVFLVLYIIGLVIILSATAGIAAGNTSTAGVSLIGSALFMLAGLWELALFIPTLAVLVRRLRDAGFAWGFVFLALVPFGSIAVLVMTCLPSKFPER, translated from the coding sequence GTGAGCACGCCCTCATCCCTGCCCCCGGCCGGCTGGTACCCCGACCCGCAGGGAGGCGACGGACAGCGGTGGTGGAACGGCGTCGCCTGGTCCTCGGAGACCCGTGCCGCGCAGCCCGAGGTTCCCGCGGCACCCGCGCAGCCGGCGTACCCCGTCGGTCAGCAGGCCTACCAGACCACACAGGGCTACCCCGGCACACAGCAGGGCTACCCCGGCACACAGCAGGGCTACCCCGGCACACAGCAGGGCTACCCCGGCGCGCAGCAGCCCTATGCCGCACAGCCCGGATATGCCGGCTACGCCGCGCCCGCGGCACTGCCCGTGGGGATGTGGCGATCGCCCGAAGACGACCGCCCGGTCGTCCGCAGCCTGGCAGACGCCATCCGCACGGTCTTCAGCAAGTACGCCACGTTCACCGGTCGCGCAGGACGCGCCGAGTACTGGTGGTGGATCCTGGCGAACTACGCGGTCTTCCTGGTCCTGTACATCATCGGTCTCGTGATCATCCTGTCGGCGACGGCGGGCATCGCCGCCGGCAACACGTCCACCGCCGGCGTCTCGCTCATCGGCAGCGCGCTGTTCATGCTCGCCGGGCTCTGGGAACTCGCACTCTTCATCCCGACCCTCGCCGTGCTCGTCCGACGACTGCGCGACGCGGGTTTCGCCTGGGGTTTCGTGTTCCTCGCCCTGGTTCCGTTCGGCAGTATCGCCGTGCTGGTCATGACCTGCCTGCCGAGCAAGTTCCCCGAGCGCTGA
- a CDS encoding glycoside hydrolase family 3 N-terminal domain-containing protein produces MVTAAIPSAAAPPSAAAPAAASLTVVAGTEDDLIAQARTRVDALSLREKAASVVMGTIPTTDAALLHDDMRRSGAGGFILMGSNVPGDEPALRKLTSALTIDPAVPPLIAVDEEGGDVTRLPWDRFPAARQVRDDAPDVARRAFAARAALVQRAGIGVNFGVIADVTDDAASFIYDRVLGTTPDAAADRVAAAVDGESGQVLTTLKHFPGHGAVEGNSHVMIPSTTLSKAEWEKTDAVPFAAGIDAGAPLLMFGHLAYTSVDTAPASLSATWHEIARDELGFTGVAITDDLGMLQASGVPAYADPVANAVQALVAGNDMVLTVMYTTPESVTAITEGIVAAVKDGTLSEERLDEAAVRVMRLRLQTAAAGRGLQPVEP; encoded by the coding sequence ATGGTCACTGCTGCGATCCCGAGTGCGGCGGCACCGCCGAGTGCAGCGGCGCCGGCCGCGGCATCCCTCACCGTCGTCGCCGGCACCGAAGACGATCTGATCGCGCAGGCACGCACGCGCGTGGACGCGCTCAGCCTGCGCGAGAAGGCAGCGTCGGTGGTCATGGGAACCATTCCGACCACCGACGCCGCGCTCCTGCACGACGACATGCGCCGCAGCGGCGCGGGCGGCTTCATCCTCATGGGTTCGAACGTCCCCGGCGATGAACCGGCGCTTCGGAAGCTGACCTCCGCGCTGACGATCGACCCCGCGGTGCCGCCGTTGATCGCCGTCGACGAGGAGGGCGGAGACGTCACACGGCTGCCGTGGGATCGCTTCCCGGCGGCCCGGCAGGTGCGCGATGACGCGCCCGACGTGGCGCGGCGGGCTTTCGCTGCCCGCGCCGCGCTCGTGCAGCGCGCCGGGATCGGCGTGAACTTCGGCGTCATCGCCGACGTCACTGACGACGCCGCCTCGTTCATCTACGACCGTGTGCTGGGTACGACACCGGATGCCGCGGCCGACCGCGTCGCCGCGGCGGTCGACGGTGAGTCGGGGCAGGTGCTGACGACGCTCAAGCACTTTCCCGGCCACGGGGCGGTCGAGGGCAACTCGCACGTGATGATCCCCTCCACGACGCTGTCGAAGGCGGAGTGGGAGAAGACGGATGCCGTTCCCTTTGCCGCTGGCATCGACGCGGGTGCCCCGCTATTGATGTTCGGGCACCTCGCCTACACCTCCGTCGATACGGCGCCCGCGTCGCTGTCGGCCACGTGGCACGAGATCGCGCGTGACGAGCTCGGCTTCACCGGCGTTGCTATCACCGACGACCTGGGCATGCTGCAGGCGTCCGGCGTGCCCGCCTATGCGGACCCGGTCGCCAATGCGGTGCAGGCGCTCGTCGCGGGCAACGACATGGTGCTGACGGTCATGTACACGACGCCCGAGTCGGTGACGGCGATCACCGAGGGCATCGTCGCCGCGGTGAAGGACGGCACGCTCAGCGAGGAACGGCTCGACGAGGCGGCCGTCCGCGTGATGCGGCTGCGGCTGCAGACAGCGGCAGCGGGGCGCGGGCTGCAGCCGGTCGAGCCGTGA
- a CDS encoding SOS response-associated peptidase → MCGRFVVADAGSELVGVLRVDVEGDDLPAPSYNVAPTDQAAIVLDSIKTEPPTRRLASARWGLVPSWAKDLSIGSRAFNARAEEVEDKPMFRNALIKRRAVVPASGYYEWKTVEGLKIPHYIHPGDDSPMFFAGLYEWWKNPELKDDDPARWVLSFTILTRDSIGHLGSIHDRMPLFLDPDFADAWLDPTTENVGDILDAAIDAAPDVAETLTDFPVSKAVGNVRNNGPELIEPAEAPPSER, encoded by the coding sequence ATGTGCGGAAGGTTCGTGGTCGCCGATGCCGGTTCCGAGCTCGTGGGCGTGTTGCGCGTCGACGTGGAGGGCGACGATCTGCCAGCGCCGTCGTACAACGTCGCACCGACCGACCAGGCGGCGATCGTCCTCGACTCCATCAAGACCGAGCCCCCCACCCGCCGCCTGGCCTCGGCCCGGTGGGGTCTGGTCCCCTCATGGGCGAAAGACCTCTCCATCGGCTCGCGCGCGTTCAACGCCCGCGCCGAAGAGGTCGAAGACAAGCCGATGTTCCGCAACGCCCTGATCAAGCGACGCGCGGTGGTCCCGGCATCCGGCTACTACGAATGGAAGACGGTCGAGGGGCTGAAGATCCCGCACTACATCCATCCGGGCGACGACTCCCCGATGTTCTTCGCCGGGCTCTACGAATGGTGGAAGAACCCGGAGCTGAAAGACGACGACCCGGCGCGATGGGTGCTGAGCTTCACTATCCTCACCCGCGACTCGATCGGGCACCTCGGCTCGATCCACGATCGCATGCCGCTGTTCCTCGACCCCGACTTCGCCGACGCCTGGCTCGACCCCACGACCGAGAACGTGGGCGACATCCTCGATGCCGCGATCGACGCCGCACCCGACGTCGCCGAGACCCTCACCGACTTCCCCGTCTCGAAGGCCGTCGGCAACGTGCGCAACAACGGCCCCGAGCTGATCGAACCGGCCGAGGCGCCTCCCTCGGAGCGGTGA
- a CDS encoding App1 family protein, with protein sequence MPENSAATQRADVLWLARLEYRFHAWRERRARKLGLTPTVAAFPGYGGAGWVRVLGRVLITPAGRRDAGSEYSSVRGWRSFLAVPIGFAQVTVRIGDATHEVVADRGGVVDTVLQADLSPGWHAVAMSVEDGEPVETRVFVVGDDTRFGIVCDVDDTVMVTALPRPLVAAWNSFVVDEHARQPVPGMSVLLERLVRENPGAPVVYLSTGAWNVGPTLLRFLSRHLFPAGAVLLTDWGPTHDRWFRSGIEHKSANLERLAEQFPQIKWLLIGDDGQADDAVYTAFAGNHPESVSAVAIRRLSSTQAVLAGGRTTVNDHSASAVPWVSGDDGAALLERLEDAGIARD encoded by the coding sequence ATGCCCGAGAACTCCGCCGCGACGCAGCGCGCCGATGTGCTGTGGCTCGCGCGCCTGGAATACCGGTTCCACGCGTGGCGAGAGCGACGTGCGCGCAAGCTCGGCCTCACTCCCACCGTCGCGGCCTTCCCCGGCTACGGCGGGGCCGGCTGGGTGCGGGTGCTGGGGCGCGTCCTCATCACCCCGGCAGGACGACGCGATGCCGGCAGCGAGTACTCGTCCGTGCGGGGCTGGCGCAGCTTCTTGGCGGTCCCGATCGGCTTCGCGCAGGTCACCGTGCGCATCGGCGACGCGACGCACGAGGTCGTCGCCGACCGAGGCGGCGTCGTCGACACCGTGCTGCAGGCGGACCTCTCCCCCGGCTGGCACGCCGTGGCGATGTCGGTCGAAGACGGCGAGCCGGTCGAGACACGGGTGTTCGTGGTGGGCGACGATACGCGCTTCGGGATCGTCTGCGATGTCGACGACACCGTCATGGTCACGGCCCTGCCGCGTCCGCTGGTAGCGGCGTGGAACTCCTTCGTCGTCGACGAGCACGCCCGCCAGCCGGTGCCGGGGATGTCTGTTCTGCTGGAGCGGCTGGTGCGCGAGAACCCCGGGGCGCCGGTCGTCTACCTCTCCACGGGGGCATGGAACGTGGGACCGACGCTGCTGCGGTTTCTCAGCCGGCATCTGTTCCCCGCCGGCGCGGTGCTTCTGACCGACTGGGGGCCGACACACGACCGGTGGTTCCGCAGCGGTATCGAACACAAGAGCGCGAACCTCGAGCGGCTGGCCGAGCAGTTCCCGCAGATCAAATGGCTGCTGATCGGCGACGACGGGCAGGCCGACGACGCCGTCTACACCGCGTTCGCCGGCAATCACCCGGAGAGCGTCTCCGCGGTCGCGATCCGGCGCCTGTCGTCGACGCAGGCGGTCCTCGCCGGTGGGCGCACCACGGTGAACGACCACTCGGCCTCCGCGGTGCCGTGGGTCAGCGGCGACGACGGCGCGGCTCTGCTCGAGCGCCTGGAAGACGCCGGGATCGCCCGGGACTAG
- a CDS encoding DedA family protein encodes MNDLLTGLLDSVQSVAPIWRVFIAGVAMMLETSVLVGLFVPGDTIVMVAGTAVESFWEGAGLVATIIVASLIGESIGFWLGRRLGPRIRTSRIGGWIGENHWQRAERYVTRRGGIAILVSRFLPVLHSVVPLTVGMSGYRYRRFLAWTAPACVLWASMYVTVVSIAAHTYRDAADTVHIAGYIFIGVIVAFLLLVVASKKLLERIERRHLREEAEPSVGSDGAAMRD; translated from the coding sequence GTGAACGATCTGCTCACCGGCCTGCTCGACTCCGTGCAGAGCGTCGCCCCGATCTGGCGCGTGTTCATCGCCGGGGTGGCGATGATGCTCGAGACGAGTGTGCTGGTGGGGCTGTTCGTCCCCGGCGACACGATCGTGATGGTCGCCGGCACCGCGGTGGAGTCGTTCTGGGAGGGCGCCGGGCTCGTCGCGACGATCATCGTGGCCTCGCTGATCGGCGAGAGCATCGGGTTCTGGCTCGGCCGCCGCTTGGGGCCGCGGATCCGCACCTCCCGGATCGGCGGCTGGATCGGCGAGAACCACTGGCAGCGCGCCGAGCGGTATGTGACCCGACGAGGCGGCATCGCCATCCTGGTCTCGCGCTTCCTGCCGGTGCTGCACTCGGTCGTGCCGCTCACTGTGGGCATGAGCGGATACCGGTATCGGCGCTTTCTCGCCTGGACGGCGCCCGCATGCGTGCTGTGGGCGAGCATGTACGTCACGGTGGTCTCGATCGCCGCCCACACCTACCGGGATGCCGCCGACACCGTGCACATCGCCGGCTACATCTTCATCGGCGTGATCGTCGCCTTCCTCTTGCTCGTGGTGGCCAGCAAGAAGCTGCTCGAGCGCATCGAGCGCCGGCACCTCCGCGAAGAGGCCGAGCCGTCCGTTGGGAGCGACGGCGCCGCCATGCGAGACTGA
- the pabB gene encoding aminodeoxychorismate synthase component I codes for MPQVLAPRAELPWCDPGDVFDAVAALHDGVFWLDAGPGAIEGVSIIGWGVPDDAANVRRAVVTGGDGPFRGGWVGWFGYERGAAFAGAPVAASTPGIPDELLLAVRGFAVFDHAERTVTCHGDIDIERPAPRLRQAPRAMASHARSRHTPAEYAALIARCRDAIRAGDAYQLCLTTRFEVDGDVDPITAHRALREATPAHHGGIIRSGGVALVSASPERFLEVSGRTVRTHPIKGTRPRGRDADSDALLAAELRASPKERAENVMIVDLMRNDLARMCMPGTVTVERLLAVESYPAVHQLVSTVAGTLADGVTVGQVLDAAFPAGSMTGAPKLSAMTILHALEQGPRGVFSGCFGWIGADGGLDLAMVIRSIVTHPGGAYVGAGGGITWLSDAAEEVAEVGLKARAPLKAVGAVPPTGW; via the coding sequence ATGCCCCAGGTCTTGGCCCCCCGCGCGGAGCTGCCGTGGTGCGATCCGGGCGACGTGTTCGACGCCGTCGCAGCGCTCCACGACGGCGTCTTCTGGCTGGATGCCGGACCCGGTGCGATCGAGGGGGTCAGCATCATCGGCTGGGGTGTTCCCGACGACGCCGCGAACGTGCGCCGTGCGGTCGTCACCGGCGGCGACGGCCCGTTCCGCGGGGGCTGGGTCGGCTGGTTCGGGTACGAGAGGGGCGCGGCCTTCGCAGGGGCCCCGGTGGCAGCATCCACTCCCGGCATCCCCGACGAACTCCTGCTCGCCGTGCGCGGATTCGCGGTCTTCGACCACGCCGAGCGCACGGTGACCTGTCATGGCGACATCGACATCGAGAGGCCCGCACCACGCCTTCGGCAGGCGCCGCGAGCCATGGCATCCCACGCCCGCAGCCGTCACACGCCGGCGGAGTACGCGGCGCTGATCGCCCGGTGCCGCGACGCGATCCGCGCCGGCGACGCGTACCAGCTGTGCCTGACCACGCGGTTCGAGGTCGACGGCGACGTGGACCCGATCACCGCGCACCGCGCGCTGCGCGAAGCCACGCCCGCGCACCACGGCGGAATCATCCGCAGCGGCGGAGTCGCGCTGGTGAGTGCGAGTCCGGAGCGCTTCCTCGAGGTGAGCGGACGCACCGTGCGGACGCACCCCATCAAGGGCACACGGCCGCGGGGGAGGGATGCCGATTCCGACGCGCTGCTGGCCGCAGAGCTGCGTGCGAGCCCGAAGGAGCGCGCCGAGAACGTCATGATCGTCGACCTCATGCGCAACGACCTCGCCCGCATGTGCATGCCGGGCACCGTGACCGTCGAGCGCCTGCTCGCGGTGGAGAGCTACCCGGCCGTGCACCAGCTGGTGAGCACGGTGGCAGGCACGCTTGCGGACGGGGTGACCGTGGGCCAGGTGCTCGACGCGGCCTTTCCGGCCGGCAGCATGACCGGCGCCCCGAAACTGTCGGCGATGACGATCCTGCACGCGCTCGAACAGGGGCCGCGCGGCGTGTTCTCGGGCTGCTTCGGATGGATCGGCGCCGACGGCGGCCTGGATCTTGCGATGGTGATCCGCTCGATCGTCACGCATCCGGGCGGTGCATACGTCGGTGCAGGGGGCGGCATCACATGGCTGTCGGATGCCGCGGAGGAGGTCGCCGAGGTCGGACTGAAGGCGCGCGCGCCCTTGAAGGCCGTGGGCGCTGTCCCCCCGACGGGATGGTGA